A genomic segment from Thermotoga neapolitana DSM 4359 encodes:
- the frr gene encoding ribosome recycling factor: MVNPLIKEAKEKMKKTLEKIEDELKKMRTGKPSPAILEEIKVDYYGVPTPVNQLATISVSEERTLVIKPWDRSVLSLIEKAINASDLGLNPVNDGNVIRLVFPTPTTEQREKWVKKAKEIVEEGKIAIRNIRREIMKKIKEDQKEGNIPEDDARRLENEVQKLTDEFIEKLDEVFEIKKKEIMEF; encoded by the coding sequence ATGGTGAATCCGCTCATAAAAGAGGCAAAGGAAAAGATGAAAAAGACACTTGAAAAGATCGAAGACGAGTTGAAGAAGATGAGAACAGGGAAGCCCTCACCTGCTATTCTGGAAGAGATCAAGGTTGACTACTACGGTGTTCCCACACCCGTCAACCAGCTGGCCACGATATCCGTTTCGGAAGAAAGAACCCTGGTCATAAAACCCTGGGACAGGAGTGTTCTGTCTCTGATAGAAAAAGCCATAAACGCCTCAGACCTGGGTCTCAACCCTGTGAACGATGGAAATGTGATCAGGCTCGTATTCCCCACGCCAACCACGGAACAGAGAGAAAAGTGGGTCAAAAAAGCAAAGGAGATAGTCGAAGAAGGAAAGATTGCCATCAGAAACATAAGAAGGGAAATAATGAAGAAGATCAAAGAGGATCAGAAAGAAGGAAACATTCCAGAAGACGATGCGAGAAGACTCGAAAATGAAGTGCAAAAGCTGACGGACGAGTTCATAGAGAAACTGGACGAGGTGTTTGAGATCAAGAAAAAGGAGATCATGGAATTTTGA
- a CDS encoding isoprenyl transferase — MRIPQHVAIIMDGNGRWAKKRGLPRIKGHERGAHVLHNTVKWSLELGIKYLTAYSFSTENWKRPKEEVEFLMNLFVQMIDREMDLLRREKVRVRILGRKEGLPESVLRKWNEVEEKTNSFDRMTLVIAFNYGGRREILDAVERILRDVEKEKKIVLNEETFKSYLYLPDVPDPDLIIRTSGELRLSNFLIWQSAYSELYFTRKLWPDFTKRDFLRAIESYSRRERRFGGLGDG, encoded by the coding sequence TTGAGAATTCCCCAGCACGTTGCGATCATAATGGATGGAAACGGTAGATGGGCAAAAAAGAGAGGGCTTCCCAGAATAAAAGGGCACGAACGGGGTGCCCATGTGCTTCATAACACAGTGAAGTGGTCACTTGAGCTTGGAATAAAGTATCTTACAGCGTATTCCTTCTCCACGGAGAACTGGAAACGCCCTAAAGAAGAAGTGGAGTTTTTGATGAACCTGTTTGTTCAGATGATAGATCGTGAAATGGATCTTCTCAGAAGAGAAAAAGTGAGGGTGAGGATTCTTGGAAGAAAGGAAGGGCTTCCAGAAAGTGTTTTGAGAAAGTGGAACGAAGTGGAAGAAAAAACAAACTCTTTTGACCGTATGACGCTTGTGATAGCGTTCAACTATGGGGGAAGACGGGAAATTCTGGACGCGGTTGAAAGGATTTTGAGGGATGTAGAGAAAGAAAAGAAAATAGTTCTCAACGAAGAGACGTTCAAGAGTTATCTCTATCTGCCGGATGTTCCCGATCCAGATTTGATAATAAGAACGTCGGGTGAGCTTCGCCTCAGTAACTTTCTGATCTGGCAGTCCGCTTACTCTGAACTCTACTTCACTAGAAAACTCTGGCCGGATTTCACAAAGAGGGATTTTCTGAGGGCGATAGAGAGTTACTCCAGAAGGGAAAGACGGTTTGGGGGTCTGGGTGATGGATGA
- the cdsA gene encoding phosphatidate cytidylyltransferase → MDDLKTRVITASVVAPFVVLCFVSYESLVGLVSAIVILAGYELITLELKERDARFFYVILLAVYPVLYGVAFKEPVQPLSLVFIIGVVFSLATDKDPSQVFRTVSVFSIALVYVSFFLSFFLPIYSEFGAANALLVLTSTWVFDSFAYFTGLKFGKTRISPHYSPRKSLEGVIGGFLGVLIYTFLYRLIVSNILSVNVIDYRTFLPFASVVAVMDTFGDIFESALKRHYRVKDSGKTLPGHGGMLDRIDGLLFVTPVSYIVFKIFEGVVR, encoded by the coding sequence ATGGATGATCTGAAAACCAGAGTGATAACGGCAAGCGTTGTGGCACCGTTTGTTGTTCTGTGTTTTGTGAGTTATGAAAGTCTTGTGGGACTCGTTTCTGCCATCGTGATTCTTGCAGGTTATGAATTGATCACCCTGGAGCTGAAAGAGCGCGATGCAAGGTTTTTCTACGTGATACTCCTTGCGGTCTATCCCGTTCTGTACGGAGTGGCCTTCAAGGAACCGGTTCAGCCTCTTTCTCTGGTGTTCATAATCGGAGTGGTGTTTTCTCTGGCAACCGACAAAGACCCATCCCAGGTGTTCAGAACGGTTTCGGTTTTTTCCATCGCACTTGTGTACGTCTCCTTCTTTTTGAGTTTCTTCTTGCCGATATACAGTGAGTTCGGTGCTGCCAACGCCCTTCTTGTTCTCACATCCACCTGGGTGTTCGATTCTTTCGCTTACTTCACGGGTTTGAAATTCGGAAAAACAAGAATTTCCCCACACTACAGTCCACGAAAGAGCCTAGAAGGTGTGATCGGTGGTTTCCTTGGTGTTTTGATCTACACGTTTCTTTACCGGTTGATCGTCAGCAACATCCTTTCTGTGAACGTGATAGACTACAGGACCTTTCTTCCTTTTGCCAGTGTTGTGGCAGTCATGGACACCTTTGGAGACATCTTCGAATCTGCCCTAAAGAGACACTACAGGGTTAAGGATTCGGGAAAAACCCTGCCGGGTCATGGTGGGATGCTCGACAGGATAGATGGTCTCCTCTTTGTTACGCCCGTCAGTTACATCGTATTCAAAATATTCGAAGGAGTGGTGAGATGA
- the alaS gene encoding alanine--tRNA ligase: protein MRYMTSEEIREAFLRFFEKKGHKILPSASLIPDDPQLLFTVAGMVPFKPIFWGKVEPVYTRIATCQKCLRTVDIENVGKTPRHHTFFEMLGNFSFGDYFKEEAIEWAWEFLTQVLGVPEEKLWVSVYEEDEEAFRIWNEKIGLPEKKILRLGKEDNFWGPAGPTGPCGPDTEIFYDTGYSKGCPEGEECTPANSEGRFVEIWNLVFTEYYQDEEGKLHPLPRKNIDTGAGLERFCAMMQGVYSNFDTDLFQPIIKAIEELTGVSYKTDEEKDISIRVIADHIRAITFLISEGVFPSNEGRGYVLRRIIRRAMRHGILLGMNEPFLYKVVDAVVEKMGKVYPEIVRGKDMVKEVLSSEENRFLKTLEQGMRIFDELVEKKGKIDSQDAFRLYDTYGLPLELTLEIAKEKGVEIDVKDFDRYMKEQQRKSREAMGKVEFAKRYEYLESLPEGFKTEFTGYERLEDEAETVLIAKENRPLEEAKEKDTVEVVFSRTPFYAEKGGQVSDVGTVEWESGEGRVEYVFEALEGVIVHRIRVLKGILRRGQKVFLKVDRKRRKDTMRNHTATHLLHAALRKVLGEHVRQAGSLVAPERLRFDFTHYRALSAEEIKKVEDMVNEWIMQAIPVEVRYTSYEEAIRSGVIALFTEKYGDVVRVVEVPGVSKELCGGTHVKNTGQIGLFKIVSEESVSSGVRRVEAVTGFYTLELIRRYEDVMTRLKELLGAGENEIINRVESLREKVRELERRLSQGRVSEERISEKKLNDGTKLFYGVFEGVESKHLGGIADNVLNREKSGVVVLFSRFEDKVSLVVKVSNDLIEKYDASSIARNIAKELGGSGGGRKNFAQAGGRHPERLDEVLNRLEEFLG, encoded by the coding sequence ATGAGGTACATGACTTCCGAAGAGATAAGGGAAGCCTTTTTGAGGTTCTTCGAAAAGAAGGGTCACAAGATACTTCCGAGTGCCTCTCTCATACCGGACGATCCCCAGCTTCTCTTCACGGTAGCTGGGATGGTTCCCTTCAAGCCCATCTTCTGGGGAAAGGTGGAGCCCGTCTACACCAGGATTGCAACCTGTCAGAAGTGTCTCAGGACGGTTGATATAGAAAACGTGGGAAAGACACCCAGGCATCACACCTTCTTTGAAATGCTGGGAAATTTCTCTTTTGGGGACTACTTCAAAGAGGAAGCCATAGAGTGGGCCTGGGAGTTCCTCACGCAGGTCCTCGGTGTGCCCGAAGAAAAACTCTGGGTTTCCGTTTACGAAGAAGATGAAGAGGCTTTCAGGATATGGAACGAAAAGATCGGCCTTCCCGAGAAGAAGATCCTGCGACTTGGAAAGGAGGACAACTTCTGGGGACCGGCGGGTCCGACAGGCCCATGTGGGCCGGACACCGAGATCTTCTACGACACCGGGTACTCAAAAGGGTGTCCGGAGGGGGAAGAGTGTACACCCGCAAACTCCGAAGGGCGCTTCGTGGAAATATGGAACCTCGTCTTCACGGAGTACTATCAAGACGAAGAAGGAAAGCTCCATCCACTTCCCAGGAAGAACATAGACACCGGTGCCGGACTTGAAAGGTTCTGTGCGATGATGCAGGGAGTCTACAGCAACTTCGACACGGATCTGTTCCAGCCGATAATAAAGGCGATAGAGGAACTGACGGGTGTTTCCTACAAGACAGATGAAGAAAAAGACATCTCCATCAGGGTCATAGCAGATCACATCAGAGCCATCACCTTCCTCATCAGCGAGGGAGTTTTTCCCTCCAACGAAGGAAGGGGCTATGTTCTTCGAAGGATCATAAGACGGGCGATGAGACACGGAATACTCCTTGGTATGAACGAACCGTTCCTCTACAAAGTAGTTGACGCCGTCGTGGAAAAGATGGGAAAAGTCTATCCTGAGATCGTGCGTGGAAAGGATATGGTGAAAGAGGTGCTTTCTTCTGAAGAAAACAGGTTCCTGAAGACGCTGGAGCAGGGCATGAGGATCTTCGATGAGCTGGTGGAAAAGAAAGGGAAAATAGATTCACAGGATGCATTCAGGCTCTACGATACATACGGACTTCCTCTTGAACTCACCCTGGAGATTGCAAAGGAAAAAGGTGTGGAGATCGACGTGAAGGACTTCGATAGATACATGAAAGAGCAGCAAAGAAAATCCAGGGAAGCCATGGGAAAGGTAGAATTTGCAAAAAGATACGAATACCTGGAAAGCCTGCCAGAAGGGTTCAAAACGGAGTTCACCGGGTACGAACGCCTCGAAGACGAAGCAGAAACGGTTCTCATAGCAAAGGAAAACAGACCGCTGGAAGAGGCAAAAGAGAAAGACACAGTCGAAGTGGTCTTTTCCAGAACACCCTTCTACGCAGAAAAGGGTGGGCAGGTTTCGGATGTGGGCACAGTGGAATGGGAGAGTGGAGAAGGAAGAGTGGAGTACGTCTTTGAAGCACTGGAGGGAGTGATCGTTCACAGAATCAGGGTACTGAAGGGTATTCTTCGAAGAGGACAGAAAGTTTTCTTGAAAGTGGACAGAAAAAGAAGAAAGGATACCATGAGAAACCATACGGCAACGCATCTTCTTCATGCTGCCCTGAGAAAGGTGCTCGGAGAGCACGTGAGGCAGGCAGGGTCCCTTGTTGCCCCTGAGCGGTTGAGGTTTGATTTCACCCACTACAGGGCACTCTCTGCGGAGGAAATAAAGAAGGTAGAAGACATGGTGAACGAATGGATCATGCAGGCAATTCCCGTTGAGGTGAGATACACAAGTTACGAAGAAGCCATCAGATCCGGTGTCATAGCGCTCTTTACGGAAAAATACGGTGACGTGGTCAGGGTGGTGGAGGTTCCTGGTGTGAGTAAGGAACTCTGTGGAGGAACCCACGTGAAGAACACAGGACAGATAGGTCTCTTCAAGATAGTGTCGGAAGAGTCCGTTTCTTCCGGTGTGAGAAGAGTGGAAGCGGTCACGGGTTTTTATACACTGGAGCTGATAAGAAGGTACGAAGATGTGATGACGCGGCTGAAGGAACTCCTCGGTGCCGGAGAAAACGAAATAATAAACAGAGTGGAAAGCCTCAGAGAAAAAGTCAGGGAACTGGAAAGAAGGCTTTCTCAGGGAAGGGTTTCCGAAGAGAGAATCTCCGAGAAGAAGCTGAACGATGGAACGAAACTGTTCTACGGTGTTTTTGAAGGAGTGGAGTCGAAACATCTTGGAGGAATAGCCGACAACGTGCTGAACAGGGAAAAAAGCGGTGTGGTGGTGCTGTTCAGCCGATTTGAGGACAAAGTGTCGCTTGTGGTGAAGGTTTCAAACGATCTTATAGAAAAGTACGATGCCTCTTCGATAGCCAGAAACATCGCAAAAGAACTCGGTGGAAGCGGAGGAGGTAGAAAGAACTTTGCACAGGCGGGAGGAAGGCACCCGGAAAGACTGGATGAAGTCCTGAACCGTCTGGAAGAGTTTCTGGGGTGA
- the hslO gene encoding Hsp33 family molecular chaperone HslO, translating to MIYYGTMFDHRVRFSIVRMREVVEEARSRHNLSYLATVVLGRALIGAALVTPWLAEKERWTLDIEGDGPIRRVVAQSTSEFTVRGYVANPNVELPLKENKKFDVSGAVGKGVLRVIRDLGLKTPFVSQVPLVSGEIAEDLAYYFTVSEQIPSAFSIGVLMDSEGVKIAGGFAVQILDRSLEKEKVEMLETNIKNLPYVTELFRETEPLDVLEKIFGEKVGFVETAEIKYRCDCSREKAKSALLVLDEKELEDMRREGKGEVVCKWCSTKYIFSEEELRELLKLKKNGAGS from the coding sequence ATGATCTACTACGGCACCATGTTCGATCACAGAGTGAGGTTTTCCATCGTGAGAATGAGGGAAGTGGTGGAGGAGGCAAGGAGCCGTCACAACCTCTCTTATCTTGCCACGGTCGTTCTGGGAAGAGCCCTCATCGGAGCAGCTCTGGTGACACCGTGGCTTGCAGAAAAAGAGCGGTGGACCCTCGATATAGAGGGGGACGGTCCCATAAGAAGGGTGGTTGCGCAGTCGACGAGTGAGTTCACCGTCAGAGGGTACGTTGCGAACCCCAATGTGGAGCTTCCCCTCAAAGAAAACAAAAAGTTCGACGTATCGGGAGCGGTCGGAAAGGGAGTCCTCAGGGTGATAAGAGACCTCGGGTTGAAAACGCCCTTTGTTTCCCAGGTTCCACTCGTGAGCGGAGAGATCGCAGAGGATCTTGCTTACTACTTCACCGTTTCTGAACAGATTCCGTCTGCCTTTTCCATCGGTGTTCTCATGGATTCAGAGGGTGTAAAGATAGCGGGAGGATTTGCCGTTCAGATCCTGGACAGGTCCCTTGAGAAGGAAAAGGTGGAGATGTTGGAAACCAACATAAAGAACCTTCCTTACGTGACAGAGCTCTTTCGGGAGACAGAGCCGCTGGATGTTCTTGAGAAGATCTTCGGAGAGAAGGTGGGGTTCGTCGAAACAGCGGAGATAAAGTACAGATGCGATTGCAGCCGGGAAAAAGCAAAATCTGCCCTCCTTGTGCTGGACGAAAAAGAACTGGAAGACATGAGAAGGGAAGGAAAAGGAGAAGTGGTCTGCAAGTGGTGCAGTACGAAGTACATCTTTTCTGAGGAAGAATTAAGAGAACTCCTCAAGCTCAAGAAAAACGGTGCGGGTTCCTGA
- the ispD gene encoding 2-C-methyl-D-erythritol 4-phosphate cytidylyltransferase yields the protein MNVAILLAAGKGERLGEKVPKQFLEVEGRMLFEYPLKALLDSNVIDAVVIVVSRDWMDRVVEKVKHEKILGIVEGGKTRSQSVRNALKFLENIKPSYVLVHDAARPFLRKKHIEEVLKKAQETGAATLALKNSDTLIRLDDSRIEYVPREGIYRVQTPQAFSYDLLKRAHSEEKEWADDTEPVHRLGVKISVVEGDLFCFKVTFKSDLELARLIAKEWERIA from the coding sequence ATGAACGTTGCAATTCTGCTCGCTGCTGGGAAAGGAGAAAGGCTCGGAGAAAAGGTCCCAAAACAGTTTCTTGAAGTAGAGGGAAGAATGCTGTTCGAATACCCTCTCAAAGCACTCTTAGACAGCAACGTCATCGATGCCGTTGTGATCGTGGTGTCAAGAGACTGGATGGATCGCGTGGTGGAGAAAGTAAAGCACGAAAAGATCCTCGGAATCGTAGAAGGAGGAAAAACTCGAAGCCAGAGTGTGAGAAACGCCCTCAAATTTCTTGAAAACATCAAACCATCGTACGTCCTCGTACACGACGCAGCACGTCCCTTTCTGAGAAAAAAGCACATCGAGGAGGTTTTAAAGAAGGCACAGGAAACAGGAGCCGCCACCCTCGCTCTGAAAAACTCAGACACGCTCATAAGACTCGACGATTCACGTATAGAGTACGTTCCAAGAGAGGGCATCTACAGGGTTCAGACACCCCAGGCCTTCTCATACGATCTTCTGAAGAGAGCCCACAGTGAGGAAAAAGAATGGGCTGACGACACCGAACCCGTTCACAGGCTCGGAGTGAAGATATCCGTTGTCGAGGGAGATCTTTTCTGTTTCAAGGTGACCTTCAAAAGTGATCTCGAACTTGCGAGGCTCATCGCAAAGGAATGGGAGAGGATAGCATGA
- a CDS encoding DUF1844 domain-containing protein, giving the protein MEEKKEKLSMKDLILLFFSTISARCWARLGLTEDEYGDFYQDLGEARLGIDTLDAIFNKIKDLVDEQTRREMEGVISTLKLNYFHQYQKNKKKEESQI; this is encoded by the coding sequence ATGGAGGAGAAGAAGGAAAAGCTCTCCATGAAGGATCTCATCCTCCTCTTCTTCAGCACCATAAGTGCAAGGTGCTGGGCAAGACTGGGCCTCACAGAGGACGAATACGGAGACTTCTACCAGGACCTCGGTGAGGCCCGACTGGGTATAGACACGCTGGATGCGATCTTCAACAAGATCAAGGATCTGGTGGACGAGCAGACACGCCGTGAGATGGAAGGGGTGATCTCAACACTGAAGCTCAACTACTTCCATCAGTACCAGAAGAACAAGAAGAAAGAGGAAAGTCAGATATGA
- a CDS encoding ATP-dependent Clp protease ATP-binding subunit gives MFNLEEYTEKAQKVMMSIQDIMTRYRQNQLSSEHILLAILEEGNNVGVELLKEMNVDINKLKDEVETFIGKYGVRVPEGTSVSQIFITPDARHVIEKAREEARRMGDSKIGTEHLLLGMVLSPDSTAFRILSRYGVTPERVYEAIRKIRATGRTDEAENIEALARFTVDLTQLAREKKLMPVVDREKEIRRVIQILSRRTKNNPVLIGDPGVGKTAVVEGLAQRIVEGKVPLFLRNVRVLKLDMGRLVAGTRFRGDFEERLKRLLDELKRKKGEVILFIDEVHTVVGAGAAEGALDAANIMKPELTTGEIQIIGATTVEEYRKYIEKDRALERRFQPVLVEEPTVEQTVEILKGLRKVFEDHHKVKITDDALEAAAKLSARYITNRFLPDKAVDLIDEAASYVRLESSYPSEEILKLEEKMRELEDRINAAVVKGEYEEAAKLKVELQKLKEEYEKARKSQEKVEPVVNEDIVAKIVEQWTGIPVSRIMESEKDKLLKLEELIHQRLVNQEEAVRMVARTIRRARVGIKNPRRPIGVFLFLGPTGVGKTELARTLADVLFGSEDAMIRLDMSEYMEKHSVARLIGAPPGYVGYEEGGQLTEAVRRRPYSVILLDEIEKAHPDVFNILLQVFEDGRLTDGKGNTVDFRNTIIIMTSNIGSEKILESQENVRLEIEKEIRNVFKPEFLNRIDAIVYFKPLTMDEVKKIVEIMVKQLEDILKDKRITLELTERAKEYLAEAGYVPSLGARPLRRIIELELESMIADKILEGEIKEGDHIVVDADEYGLKIERR, from the coding sequence ATGTTCAATCTCGAAGAGTACACAGAAAAGGCCCAGAAAGTAATGATGAGCATTCAGGATATAATGACAAGGTACAGACAGAACCAGCTTTCCAGCGAACACATACTGCTTGCGATCCTTGAAGAGGGAAACAACGTCGGTGTGGAACTTCTGAAGGAAATGAACGTGGACATAAACAAGTTGAAGGACGAGGTGGAAACGTTCATAGGAAAATACGGCGTCAGGGTTCCAGAGGGAACGTCCGTGTCCCAGATCTTCATAACACCGGACGCAAGACACGTGATAGAAAAGGCACGAGAGGAAGCAAGGAGAATGGGTGACTCGAAGATAGGAACCGAACACCTTCTTCTTGGAATGGTCCTTTCACCTGATTCCACCGCGTTCCGTATCCTTTCAAGGTACGGTGTGACGCCGGAGAGGGTGTACGAGGCAATAAGAAAGATAAGGGCAACCGGAAGAACGGACGAAGCAGAGAACATCGAGGCGCTGGCACGTTTCACCGTGGATCTCACTCAACTTGCCCGCGAGAAAAAGCTCATGCCCGTTGTGGATCGTGAAAAAGAAATCAGAAGGGTGATACAGATACTCTCGCGCCGCACCAAGAACAACCCCGTTCTGATAGGAGATCCGGGAGTTGGAAAAACGGCCGTCGTTGAGGGACTTGCCCAGAGGATCGTTGAAGGAAAGGTCCCCCTCTTTCTGAGAAACGTCAGGGTCCTAAAACTCGACATGGGAAGGCTGGTTGCAGGAACACGGTTCAGAGGAGACTTCGAAGAAAGACTGAAACGTCTTCTCGATGAGTTGAAAAGAAAGAAAGGAGAGGTCATCCTCTTCATAGACGAGGTGCACACGGTGGTGGGAGCGGGAGCCGCCGAAGGGGCTCTCGATGCGGCAAACATCATGAAACCCGAGCTCACAACAGGAGAGATCCAGATAATAGGTGCTACCACTGTTGAAGAGTACAGAAAATACATCGAAAAAGACAGGGCACTCGAAAGAAGGTTTCAGCCGGTTCTTGTGGAGGAACCCACCGTTGAACAAACGGTGGAGATTCTCAAGGGACTCAGAAAGGTCTTCGAAGACCACCACAAGGTGAAGATAACGGACGACGCCCTCGAAGCGGCCGCAAAACTCTCCGCCCGATACATAACCAACAGGTTCCTCCCGGACAAAGCGGTCGATCTGATCGATGAAGCGGCCTCTTACGTGAGGCTGGAGTCCTCGTACCCATCCGAAGAGATTCTGAAACTGGAAGAGAAAATGAGGGAACTCGAGGACAGAATAAACGCCGCCGTGGTGAAGGGAGAGTACGAAGAAGCCGCAAAGTTGAAAGTAGAGCTTCAGAAATTGAAGGAAGAGTACGAAAAGGCACGAAAAAGCCAGGAAAAGGTAGAGCCCGTGGTTAACGAAGACATCGTGGCAAAAATCGTAGAACAGTGGACAGGAATTCCCGTGTCCCGCATCATGGAATCGGAAAAAGACAAACTGCTCAAACTGGAGGAACTGATCCACCAGCGCCTGGTGAACCAGGAAGAAGCGGTGAGAATGGTCGCGCGTACCATCAGACGAGCCAGGGTGGGTATCAAAAACCCGAGAAGGCCGATCGGGGTCTTTCTCTTTCTGGGACCAACGGGTGTTGGGAAAACAGAACTTGCAAGGACCCTTGCCGATGTGCTTTTTGGAAGTGAGGATGCCATGATAAGACTCGACATGAGCGAGTACATGGAAAAACACTCCGTTGCAAGACTCATAGGGGCCCCTCCAGGATACGTGGGTTACGAAGAAGGAGGACAGCTCACAGAAGCCGTCAGAAGAAGGCCCTACAGCGTGATACTGCTCGACGAGATAGAAAAGGCCCATCCTGACGTCTTCAACATACTGCTTCAGGTTTTCGAAGACGGCCGCCTGACGGATGGAAAGGGTAACACGGTTGATTTCAGAAACACGATCATCATCATGACGAGCAACATTGGAAGTGAAAAGATCCTGGAATCTCAGGAAAACGTCCGGCTCGAAATAGAAAAGGAAATTAGAAACGTCTTCAAACCGGAATTTCTGAACAGAATAGATGCGATTGTCTACTTCAAACCTCTAACGATGGACGAGGTGAAGAAGATAGTTGAGATCATGGTGAAACAGCTTGAAGACATCTTGAAAGACAAAAGAATCACCCTCGAACTCACCGAAAGGGCAAAAGAATATCTGGCTGAGGCAGGGTACGTTCCTTCACTCGGTGCAAGGCCACTCAGAAGGATCATCGAACTCGAACTGGAATCCATGATCGCCGATAAGATACTGGAGGGTGAAATTAAAGAAGGAGACCACATCGTTGTCGATGCGGACGAGTACGGTTTGAAGATTGAGAGGAGGTGA
- a CDS encoding lysylphosphatidylglycerol synthase transmembrane domain-containing protein, which translates to MKRSVFLPLIIGVGAVVLVASLAGSGNVWKDLKQLDVRFIFLLSLNFLAVITIDALRTRILLENMPFRTCLSNSLWGFYASAITPFAAGGQPFQIYHLVRSGIPFEKAASVIAVRFFSSFSFTIVSGFLFFLFYLDTFRSLGILGDLFFIGIVLAFVFYVFIMFLSFSRRFLERFFLSGPVMKIVMFFTKKSREEVENLARERILGYISTVKELWRSSKAKTIITIILSGAMIIAIHTSTYLSMKAVNPSVEVSLFQIITVQLALSLVVYFVPTPGASGAVEVVYYVVYSNLISKTDAVVSLLIWRFFNYYLFIILGIILGIGRLTKKPEEQSSG; encoded by the coding sequence ATGAAGCGAAGCGTTTTTCTTCCGCTGATCATAGGAGTGGGCGCGGTCGTTCTTGTGGCATCTCTTGCGGGCAGTGGAAACGTGTGGAAGGATTTGAAACAGCTGGATGTGAGGTTCATTTTTCTGCTTTCTCTGAACTTTCTTGCGGTGATCACCATTGATGCCTTGAGAACCCGTATCCTTCTTGAAAACATGCCTTTCAGAACGTGCCTTTCTAATTCGCTGTGGGGCTTCTATGCCAGCGCCATAACACCGTTTGCTGCCGGAGGACAGCCCTTCCAGATATACCACCTTGTGAGATCCGGAATTCCTTTTGAAAAAGCAGCCTCGGTGATAGCGGTGAGATTTTTCTCCTCGTTTTCCTTCACAATCGTGTCTGGTTTTCTCTTTTTCCTTTTCTACCTTGACACATTTCGCTCCCTTGGGATCTTAGGGGATCTCTTCTTCATCGGGATCGTTCTTGCCTTTGTTTTTTACGTCTTCATAATGTTTCTTTCCTTCAGCAGGAGGTTTCTTGAGAGGTTTTTTCTGTCTGGTCCTGTCATGAAGATCGTGATGTTCTTCACCAAAAAAAGCAGGGAAGAGGTGGAAAACCTGGCAAGGGAGAGGATCCTGGGTTACATATCTACCGTGAAAGAGCTCTGGAGGTCTTCAAAGGCAAAAACCATCATCACGATAATTCTTTCAGGAGCGATGATCATAGCGATTCATACGAGTACGTATCTTTCGATGAAGGCGGTGAACCCATCAGTAGAGGTGTCGCTGTTTCAGATAATCACCGTTCAGCTTGCCCTGAGCCTGGTTGTGTATTTCGTTCCCACACCCGGTGCAAGCGGAGCTGTGGAGGTTGTCTACTACGTTGTCTACTCGAACCTCATCAGTAAAACGGATGCGGTTGTGTCCCTTCTCATCTGGAGGTTCTTCAACTACTACCTGTTCATCATTTTGGGGATCATCCTCGGGATTGGCAGGTTAACAAAAAAACCGGAGGAGCAGTCCTCCGGCTGA
- a CDS encoding class I SAM-dependent methyltransferase → MIVSPWEYYSRIAKEYDSMYETPKWRLYHRLIQSFLSEHLKVPCRVLDLGGGTGRWSLFLLERGFDVTLVDPSEEMLKIAEKKGVKKFLKARAEDLPFSSHSFDTVLAMGDVLSYVENKVKAFSEIARVLKPGGLLIATVDNFYTFLQHMIEENTWEKIPRFLKTQTIEVGNTLFSFNSYAFRPEDIESIEGFDTIEVRGIGVFDYSEDQVRKKEDLIFELEKEFSRDRAILWRAEHVFFVLKKKEEPCGSSGGCGRD, encoded by the coding sequence ATGATCGTGAGTCCCTGGGAGTACTACAGCAGGATCGCAAAAGAGTACGATTCCATGTACGAAACACCAAAATGGAGGCTTTACCACAGGCTGATTCAATCCTTCCTGAGTGAACACTTGAAGGTGCCCTGCAGGGTGCTGGACCTTGGAGGGGGCACGGGAAGATGGAGTCTTTTTCTTCTGGAGAGAGGTTTTGATGTGACTCTGGTTGATCCCTCCGAGGAGATGTTGAAAATCGCAGAGAAGAAGGGTGTGAAAAAATTTCTAAAAGCCCGTGCGGAAGATCTTCCATTTTCTTCACATTCCTTCGACACCGTGCTGGCCATGGGGGATGTTCTGAGTTACGTCGAAAACAAAGTCAAAGCGTTTTCTGAAATAGCGAGGGTTCTGAAACCAGGCGGCCTTCTGATAGCAACAGTGGACAACTTCTACACCTTTCTTCAGCACATGATAGAAGAGAATACCTGGGAGAAGATTCCCCGCTTTCTGAAAACACAAACCATCGAAGTGGGAAACACGCTCTTTTCTTTCAACTCCTATGCGTTCAGGCCCGAAGATATAGAATCCATAGAGGGTTTTGACACGATCGAGGTGCGTGGAATAGGGGTCTTTGACTACTCCGAGGATCAGGTGAGAAAGAAAGAAGATCTCATCTTCGAGCTGGAGAAGGAATTTTCCAGAGACAGAGCCATTCTATGGAGGGCAGAGCACGTGTTCTTCGTGCTGAAAAAGAAAGAGGAGCCTTGCGGCTCCTCTGGTGGGTGCGGCAGGGATTGA